A genomic segment from Gossypium hirsutum isolate 1008001.06 chromosome D04, Gossypium_hirsutum_v2.1, whole genome shotgun sequence encodes:
- the LOC121216087 gene encoding uncharacterized protein, translating to MPPCEEFPTKGLEGAPSNDIGWHFGTLVPNARGSIVCKLCGKVVKGGITRFKEHIAHKTGNIAPCPNVTGVIRESMMNVLKESNTKKIDKKRRKDEFLSQLTEEEDEHEGFIDEVSAIRQATRESIQSQHEWHRREEFRRSTGGWDNIYEEGRSSHGSAREHNRERTSKSIPGESEFTLRGAIPELVRSKSSKQPKVNDSFLKSF from the exons atgccACCATGTGAAGAGTTCCCGACTAAAGGATTGGAGGGTGCACCAAGTAATGATATAGGTTGGCACTTTGGAACTCTAGTGCCAAATGCGAGAGGAAGTATCGTATGTAAACTTTGTGGTAAAGTTGTGAAAGGAGGAATAACACGATTtaaagagcacattgctcataaaaccGGCAATATTGCACCATGCCCTAATGTTACTG gtGTCATTAGAGAAAGTATGATGAATGTACTAAAAGAAAGCAACacaaagaaaatagacaaaaagaggagaaaagatgAATTCTTATCTCAATTAACAGAAGAGGAGGATGAGCATGAGGGATTCATTGATGAGGTTTCTGCTATAAGGCAAGCAACTCGAGAAAGTATCCAATCACAACACGAGTGGCATAGAAGGGAAGAATTCAGACGAAGTACTGGTGGTTGGGATAACATTTATGAAGAAGGGCGATCTTCTCATGGATCAGCTAGAGAACATAATCGAGAAAGAACAAGTAAATCTATTCCAGGTGAGTCTGAGTTTACTTTAAGGGGAGCTATACCTGAATTGGTTAGAAGCAAAAGTTCAAAGCAACCAAAGGTCAATGActcttttttaaagagtttttga
- the LOC107948697 gene encoding uncharacterized protein produces MDTQVRMVNQLLLFRDKHETFGTPQAQRAWKQMNPAEWWMIYGTCVPELQKLAIKVLSQTTSASNCERNWSTFSYIHTKARNRLKYKKLEKLVFTYYNMRLKMRHQQRMSTDDINASFNPISLDYIFEDVDPLSEWLHEKENPLLDGENAGVLPVDTSDDEMDVDQSQQQILSHSSSSSTPSQSGDGPDGGGLSPIDEDDGYSGDRGEIRSSSQYGGEYGGGTTGGHFRDRSEFDGNMFPEPRRDRSEPRAPSKGKGNKHTSIGSSSGSGRRSSSSNLGYSDSSTSTQGFYPPEQPSHGYPQPYGYYPPFPNYGVPYQPQMYPPPPMYYPPPPFMYPPPQIYPPYQLNENQGENVAFFGYIFGQRPRESSQERSQSEGEGFDLPRHSTNW; encoded by the exons ATGGATACTCAAGTCAGAATGGTTAATCAG ttgttattatttagagataaacatgagacattcggtactccacaagcacaaagagcttggaagcaaatgaatccgg cTGAGTGGTGGATGATATATGGCACATGTGTTCCcgaattacaaaaattagcaattaaagtgCTTAGTCAAACAACTTCAGCATCAAATTGCGAACGAAATTGGAGCACATTTAGTTATATTCACACCAAGGCAAGAAATAGGTTAAagtataaaaaacttgaaaaactagTGTTTACCTATTATAATATGAGGCTTAAGATGAGGCATCAACAAAGAATGAGCACTGATGATATAAATGCTAGTTTTAATCCTATCAGCCTTGATTATATCTTTGAAGATGTTGATCCACTATCAGAATGGCTTCATGAGAAAGAGAATCCATTGTTAGATGGTGAAAATGCCGGTGTGTTGCCTGTGGATACCTCTGAtgatgaaatggatgttgatCAATCGCAACAACAAATTTTGTCTCATTCAAGTTCTAGTTCAACTCCAAGTCAGAGTGGCGATGGACCCGATGGTGGTGGTTTAAGTCCAATTGATGAGGATGACGGATATAGTGGTGATAGAGGTGAAATTAGGTCTTCTAGTCAGTATGGAGGAGAATATGGGGGTGGTACCACTGGTGGACATTTTCGTGACAGATCAGAGTTTGATGGAAATATGTTTCCTGAACCTAGGAGAGATAGAAGTGAACCTAGAGCTCCATCAAAGGGAAAAGGCAATAAGCATACTTCTATAGGCTCTTCATCTGGTAGTGGTAGGAGATCGAGTTCTAGTAACCTTGGGTATAGTGATTCATCTACTAGCACTCAAGGTTTTTATCCACCAGAACAACCTTCACATGGTTATCCACAACCATATGgttattatccaccatttcctaATTATGGTGTGCCATACCAGCCTCAAATGTATCCTCCTCCACCAATGTATTACCCACCTCCACCTTTCATGTATCCTCCTCCTCAAATATATCCTCCATATCAATTGAATGAAAACCAAGGTGAAAATGTTGCtttttttggatatatttttggaCAAAGGCCAAGAGAATCAAGTCAAGAACGCTCCCAAAGTGAAGGTGAAGGATTTGATCTTCCTCGTCATTCCACTAATTGGTGA